The Pseudomonas sp. B21-023 genomic interval TTGATGAGCCCGGCATCGGCTTGCGAGCCGCTGCCAGAGGCCGATACCACCGGATTGGCGACTACCCTGGGCACCTGGGCGAAGGCTGCAGCGAACACCACGTTGACAGCAGCTTCGGCGTTCAGCGGTGCGGCAGGGAGGACGAAGTCGCCCGCACACAATAAGCTGCCATCGGCGAACTTGGTGTAGCTGCCATTGGCGTTGACGCCGGACTCTATGAGGCCACCGGCAGCAATGCCGGACACCGCCCCGAGACTGTTATGGCTGGTGTAGACCCGAGCGAAAGCAGGTGCGGTCGTAGCGTTCTTGCTGATCGAGCGGTAGAACAACTCGTTGGTCGACACCCCCATCGCCAACTGGGTGCTCCATTGCGGGTCGGCATGCCATAGCGTTTCGAGCACGCTCAACGCACCGCCTGGTTCCCCCGGCCCCTGGTAATACCCGTACAAGCCAGAATGTGGCTTGTGCGTGTCGATTCCGAGGCCACCGATGTTGCCCCCGCCTGGCAGCGTCCTGCCGCCCTGGCCCGAGGCACTGATCCAGTGCCCCCAGGTGTTGTTGTTGGGGTTGAAAGTACGCACCGCCTGGTCGCCATGGATGACATCCACCGCCTCCTGGACGATGGCGCCGTAGTCGGTCGTACTGACGCGCAAAAGCACATAGGTCAGCCCTGGCGGCCGGTTGCTGGCAGTGCCGGAAGTCGCCAGCCACAGCCCCGGCGACAATGCCAGGTTGCAGTCCTGGATGGCCCTGTTGCCATCGACCGGGCCACTGACGCCCATACCGTCCAGCGTCTTGAAGTTATCGTTGATGCGGGTGAAGGCCGTGCGTGCACTATCGCCATCGACGGCGCTGGGTGGGGTGCCCAGGTTCACTTGCTGCATGGGCATGTTGCCTCCTGATGCGGAAGGTTCACTGGCGGTCCTCGGCATAGATCGCCGCACTGATGATTGCTCCGCCCCAGCGTCGCTTACCCACGCACAAGGCCACCGGATTGCCGGAGGCCGTGGTGTTGCGAGCGCTGCCAAAGGCATAGCCAGGGGTGTTTTCCGGCCCCGCGCTCATGCTCAACCCTTTGGGCTGTGGGCTGAGCAGTTGCATTACGCCGCCCATGGCCATGGAAAACCCCACGGTGGCCATCGTGCCCCAACCACCGGCAGAGAATGGCAGCGAAGCGCCGTTGGTGGCGATTGCCGCCACGGCGATCAGGACAACACCAATGATGGTCTGCAGACTCCCGGCACGCTTGCTGCCGACAACAACGGGCACAATTCGGATCTCGTCGCGCGCCTGGAAATCCAGTTCGGCCTCACCGACATTGCGCTTGTCGCTGTAGACGGCGAACTCCAGGCCGCGCGAACCGGCATTGGCAAGAAAACGCTCAAACCCCGGCAACTGGACGCACAGCGCCTTGATTGCCTCGCGCGGGGTGCGCACCGCCAGTTCGAAGGTCTTGCCGAACCGACGCAATTGGCCGCTGAGCCGAATGGTGGTCAGCGGTGAAGGGATGATGGCTGCAGCTGACATCGCAACTCCTTGTGCAAGAAGCGGCCGCCTCGAGGCCGCGAAAAATGGACCTGTCGCGCCGTCTCAGTCCGCCGCGGCGGCATCGCGATGACGCAGGACCAGGCGGGTACGGTCGAGCCAAGGGCCACCGAAGACGATGATCTCCGAGGGCCGGCCATAAAGGTGGTGTAGCAGGAACGGGCCCATGCCACATGCTGGCCAGCGCTCATCCGGCAAACGCGTATCGCCGCCCAGGTAGATGCCCGCGTGATTAGGGTGTGCGGTGCGACCGATGGCCATGACGATCAGGTCACCACGCTGCGGTGCCTGGACCCTGACGAAGCCGGCGGCCGCATAGGCCTGCTCGTACAGGCTCGGACCATTGGCATCCTCCCACCAGCCGTCCTCGCGGTCGTAGGCGGGGAAGGTCAACCCCCACTCGCGCCGGTACCAGTCGGCGCAGACCTGCCAGCAGTCCCATAGCCCGTGG includes:
- a CDS encoding C40 family peptidase, translated to MNGYLLEAFRQHAADDYPREACGLVVERAGRQCYQRCRNTAAEPGEEFRIDPRDYAAAEDLGEIVAVVHSHPDASSRPSNRDLAMCEATGLPWHILSWPEGDLRTLQPQGETPLLGRPFVHGLWDCWQVCADWYRREWGLTFPAYDREDGWWEDANGPSLYEQAYAAAGFVRVQAPQRGDLIVMAIGRTAHPNHAGIYLGGDTRLPDERWPACGMGPFLLHHLYGRPSEIIVFGGPWLDRTRLVLRHRDAAAAD
- a CDS encoding tail assembly protein, translated to MSAAAIIPSPLTTIRLSGQLRRFGKTFELAVRTPREAIKALCVQLPGFERFLANAGSRGLEFAVYSDKRNVGEAELDFQARDEIRIVPVVVGSKRAGSLQTIIGVVLIAVAAIATNGASLPFSAGGWGTMATVGFSMAMGGVMQLLSPQPKGLSMSAGPENTPGYAFGSARNTTASGNPVALCVGKRRWGGAIISAAIYAEDRQ